In Rhizobium sp. WSM4643, the following are encoded in one genomic region:
- a CDS encoding peroxiredoxin produces the protein MAVPSIGVSAPDFNLPRDGGGRVSLAEFHGKPLVLFFYPKDDTTGCTAESLAFTALAAEFEAAGAAVIGMSPDSAACHDKFIKKHRLSVALASDEEKTTLQAYGVWKEKSMYGRNFMGVERTTFLIRQDGTIATIWQKVKVQGHAETVLEAVRNLAA, from the coding sequence ATGGCGGTTCCCAGCATCGGCGTCTCTGCCCCTGATTTCAACCTTCCCCGCGACGGCGGCGGCCGCGTTTCGCTGGCCGAATTCCACGGCAAACCGCTCGTGCTGTTCTTCTACCCCAAGGACGACACCACGGGCTGCACCGCCGAATCACTGGCTTTCACCGCGTTGGCAGCCGAGTTCGAAGCGGCGGGTGCCGCCGTCATCGGCATGTCGCCCGATTCGGCCGCCTGCCATGACAAGTTCATCAAGAAGCACCGTCTTTCGGTGGCGCTCGCCTCGGACGAGGAAAAGACGACGCTGCAGGCCTATGGCGTCTGGAAGGAAAAGAGCATGTACGGCCGCAACTTCATGGGTGTCGAGCGTACCACTTTCCTGATCCGCCAAGACGGCACGATCGCCACCATCTGGCAGAAGGTGAAGGTGCAGGGCCATGCAGAAACCGTGCTCGAGGCCGTGAGGAACCTGGCGGCGTGA